A single Saccharolobus shibatae B12 DNA region contains:
- the cas2 gene encoding CRISPR-associated endonuclease Cas2, whose translation MKLLVVYDVSDDSKRSKLANNLKKLGLERIQKSAFEGDIDSQRVKDLVRVIRLIVDINTDIVHIIPLGIRDWERRIVIGKEGLEEWLV comes from the coding sequence GTGAAATTATTAGTAGTATACGACGTCTCCGACGACAGTAAGAGAAGTAAACTGGCCAACAATTTGAAGAAGCTGGGATTAGAGAGGATTCAGAAAAGTGCCTTTGAGGGTGATATTGATAGTCAAAGGGTTAAGGATTTGGTTAGAGTTATTAGGCTAATCGTCGACATTAACACTGACATAGTTCACATCATCCCTTTAGGTATAAGGGATTGGGAGAGGAGAATTGTAATAGGTAAGGAGGGGTTAGAGGAGTGGTTAGTGTAA